The nucleotide window AATTGTGCGTTACTTTAACATTATTGCAACCGACAACAGCTCCTATTCCCCAAACATCCCCACCCTTTATTGCCTCGATAAGAGGGTCAGGGCTTCCTCCAAGGGCACTGAGGATAGCCTCGGCACTGAAGCCTACCATACATTCCTGTTTCTCTTCAGGTATGGTAATTTTTTCAGGAACCCTGTTAGGGAAGTTTTCGACGGCGATCCTTACAATTTCTTTTGCAGTTTCGTAAGCTCTGCCTTCATGGAACTCCATCCTTATGGTATTGGGAAAATCAGCCTTTGGGGATGTGGATATGAACTTCGTATGGTAGCAGCCTGTAAGTTCCCCAAGAGAAGGCATGACACACTGGACATCCACAACCATAGCTTCTACGGCACCTGTAATTACTGCCAGCTCCTGCTGAAGGAAGGTTCCGGCTATGGGAGTCCCGTGCCGCATCAGGGTCTCATTGCCAGTACAGCATATCCCGGCAACATTGATGCCTGCTGCACCCTTTTCCTCTGCAAGTTTAAGGAGCTCGGGATCTTCTGCAGCTTCTACAATCATTTCTGAGAGAATAGGTTCGTGCCCATGGACAATTACGTTTACTTTATCTTTAGATAGCACTCCCAGATTAACAGTACTTCTTCTAGGTTGCGGGATTCCAAAGAGTATGTCCTGGACATCGGTAGCAATCATCGAGCCTCCCCAACCATCGGAAAGACCTGTGCGCAGGCCTTGCAACAGGATATGAACCGCATCATTGTCCACACCTATATGAGTCCGATGCATGCATTCCACGATTTCCCGGTCAATTCCCCTTGGTTCTATTCCAAGCTCGGCCCAGAGTTTAAGCCTTGATTCAGGCACTCTTCTGGTACATAAGAGGTGTCCATCCTGTTTTCCAAATTCCTGAAGGAGTGTGTCTGCAAGTATGGATGCAACTTCTTTCGGGCTTTTTCCCTCAGGGGGGATCCCATATTCCGAGGCAAGAGATAATAGTTTTGCTTCGTCTTTTATCCTGTAACTTCCAGCCTCTCCTTCACTCATTTTCTTAAAGGTCAGCACAGCATCTCTTGCATGGTCGGAATGAGCTGCTGCACCTGCGGCAATTGTCCTCAGAAGATTCCTTGCAACTATAATATCCGCGGTAGCACCGCAAATTCCTTTTTGAGCTCCTTCTCCGAAAGGATCTATCCTGCAAGGACCCATATTGCAGTTCCGACAGCAAACTCCTAGCTGACCGAAACTGCATTGAGGCAATTGTTTCTCATACCTGTCCCAGACGGTTTCAATGCCTTCTTCTTCGGCCTTTTTGAGTATTTTCTGGCTTGCAAGGTCAATGCTTTTCTCATATATTTCCGGTTTCATCTCATATCCCACAATTTTTTAATTCCTTCCAGAACTATCCAAAATCCTGGTCCAAACTCTATTATTTGAAGAATTGATCGTGAAATCCGTGATTCTGAAGAAATTTTACCTGGCTGATCTTTAGTTCTTGATTTCCAGCCCTGTTTTATCTTAAAACTGGCAAATCCCGATAAATTCTTCAAAATTATCAAAATTTATTATTTTATAAACTTTTTTAAAAAACGCGGCTAAGTTCAGATCTTTCATACTAAATTTCAAAACTGGGTTCTTGAATCTCGGATTTCGAACGATAAATCAAGTTTTAGCATAAGTTTAAACATTCTTTTAATTCCCTGGAAATTTTTGAATCTAATTGATATTTGTAAATTACTTTTGAGGTTAGTTCACTTTTTATGTGTTTTTTTCCAATTTATTTTCAAGTTTAGATTAGTGTTGAATATAAGACCTTAACATCTCCAGTAAATTTATCAGAAATTAAAAAACATATTACTCATTGAGAATATCTTTCAGAAATTTATTTTGACAGCTTCGTTTTTGTTGTTTTATTAATCAGTTAGCTATTCTCTGTTCTAAGTTTTATTCCTTTCACAGTAATGCGGAATCTTACTTCCTAGTAATAATATAAATAATTTTCGAAAAAGGCGGCTTTGCACAAAATCTCTTTTTTGCATCTAAAATCTGAACTGTTAAAAAATTAACTATAGATCAAATAGCAAAATAATATTGATATAAATAAAATAGACAATAACTTTGTTTAATAAGTAACATAGATATCCATAAAAACACTTCCTCCAATTTTTAAAAAAATCGTTTCACTATTTCATGTTGAGGTTCTGTAACGTCTTCTAGGGCATCGTGGCATCCAAAATCCACTGTAAAGTTTAGGGGGATAAAATGAGATGTTAGTTTAGGAAGTTAAGGTTAAAACTAAAATATCTTTTTATATATAATTAATTTCTCTCTTGTTCTCCTCCCCATTTTATTTTTTACAACCAAAAAAGTTATATACCAACCATGCTTATAATTTCCTTATACGTACCTGATAGATTCCTTATGAACTCCTGAGTGTTTCCTGATACATTCTCGGAGAAATAGGTGGTAATATGAAAAAGACAACTCAAACAAATTTAGATGGAATACCTTTGAAAAACACACAACTGAATAAAAAACTTACGTGGAGACAAAAACAAACGCTTTTGGCGATTTATTGGGAAGTTAAGAACTATGGCAGTGTTACTTTTTCTAATTTAGTTGGGGACATTGGAGTGGCTTCTATTACTATGAGTATACATTTGGGATCGTTACAAAAGAAAGGACATATTTTGAAGCCGGCCAAACAGTTTATTGAAATGAGTTTCGAAGATAAATTAGAGTTAACCGAAGACGGAATTAATACCGCGGAAGAAGAATTACATAAAATAAATTCTACTATAAACGATTCACTTGACTCAATTTTTGAAAAACTTAAAACCGATTATGAAAAATTAGCTTATACAAAATCAACGGGTTTTAATCTCACAAGCAATTCTTTTTCGAAAGCTTATACCGATTTAATAAAAAACAAAAATTTGACAGAGCCCGTAATTACAAGTATTGCACTTTACGCAGAATTAGATAGTCAATTAAATCTTTTGATGATGGATAAAGTAGGTAAAAAATTAAATCCGGTTTATAGATCTTTAACTCAAAATAAATTAAGTACTATAATCAGAACCGGTAGACTTTCATCGATAGCTATACCTATTATGTTAAAGGGGCAGGTATCGTTTAATGAAGCACGAAACATACTTGAAGATAGTTGGGCATGGCTTAATACTGTTCAAAACAGGCAGATTAATCGATATATGAACGAGGCGTCAAGTTTAGGATTAATTACACAAAACGCTGGTATGATATCGAGTTTAAAACCAAGTGCTACGGATCTAATACTTTGGCTTGCTACAAAAACCGGAGATGCTTTTATGAATACTGTTAATCCAGCTCCAAAAGCATCTTTAATTGTTTATAAAGAATCTTTTAATTTGCCAACTATCGAGGACCTGCTTTCACCCCAAAATTCCAATTTAGAATGGGCACAACAAATTTACGATGACACTCCTAAAGATGTATATACTAATTCAATAAACGATGCAGTTGACATTCTTGTAAATCAAGCTAAAGTGGTGGAAAAACTAGAAGGGGATAGATTAGTTCCTAAAACAGTAATGAGAGAAGTGAATGAAGCCCCTGATATTAAAGTTGCATTTGACACAATTTTAAAGTTTAGCAAAAAAGAGAATAACTATGTCTCTAATGTCTTACTAGCAATAATAGCAAATCCTGGAATAACCATACAGGGGTTATATAATAAAGTTAAATCTTCGACAAATATCGAACTGAATCAGCTAGAAAGTGTCATAACCAATTTAGCAGGCAAAGGGTTTGTTCATATAGCTCGATCTTTGTATTCGAAGGATCTTAATACAGTCAAGTTATACGCATTTTCACATATCCCTCATTTCGAGAAATCTAAATCTTCGAATGATGATAATCTTGTTGGTGAAGCAAACGCAGTTAGCAAAGGCATGGAACCGTGGATACTCTCTTCAATAAAAGACTTTTTCCCAAGTAACGATGAAAAAATACAATTGTATGAAATATTGAATTACTTACTAAAGGAAAAAGAAATTTCATTTGATGACATTGAAGATAAATCAGACAAACGACTTTCTCGAAAAATGGGCGCTTGGAGTTATACTTTAAAACCGTTTATTGAATCGGATGAAGATTTTTCACTAATAAAAATACCAGACTCTAGGCTAGGAGAAATAATTTTAGATACACTGCAATTTTCTTTATTAACTTCTAATGATGCATTGGGTATATATAATAGTGCAATGTCTAATTTTATTAGTAAAGACGGTGATTTAATGAAGCGAGTTGAAGAAGATGCAGCAATATTAAAGAAAGAACTCTTAAAAACTAAAAAAATAAAATGATTTTTTGTAATTTGTATGAAGTATCAACTTTTTAAAAATCGGTTTAATCATATGTTGCATTAGATTTATCATTTGGAGGAATTATGGGTTCTAAGATCACTTTCAACAATATTGTTTTTTCCCTAGTAAAAAAGTACGGAGAGGTAACAGACTCTGAGAGGAAATCGGGTAAACTTCAAGCGGGAAGTGTAGCAAGTAAACTGACTGACGGGAAAGTAATCGATGTTCTAGTTTTGAAAAAAGAATATCCTGAGATAAGGGATGAGTCTGTTACTTTCAATGAGGCTGATATTAGAAAAGGAACGAGAAGACAATTTACAGAACTCGCGGAATTGTACAGAAGAAAGGGGAGACTTCCCGTACATACCGATTTCTTCAAGAATATCCAACCAGGAGATATAGTTATTATTATGTCGCCATTTACGCAGATAAAAGCATAGACTATTTTTATGTAAATATTAAGAATAAATTAGTAAACTCTTAGCCCAATCTTCATTTTCTATATCGTAAATTGCAAAATTTGATGCTGTAAATCTTATCAGTTCGGCAATGTCCTTATCAAAGAAATCTTCTGCGAGCTCTTTCATAACGATATGAGGACTTTTTTTAGAAAAGTTGTATTTTTTAGAATTTGTCAAATTTCTATGCTTCAAATAAGTACGCACCACAACAGTCTCGATGTTTTGAGGAACAGTTATCAGTTTAGCTTTTATACAACCATATTTTCCGACTTTCTGAAATATAAAAACTCCATCTTTTTCACAATACAAAGGTAATTTTTGGAATTTTCTTTTGTTTGTAGCCAGTAATCCCAATGTTTTTTGGACCTTCGTGTATAAATCCCCATACTCCACACCATCGTCATCCAGAACGAGAAGTATACCAATCTCGTCTTGATGTGTCCCCAGTAAGTCCGAAATGACGTCTGGAAACAGTTTTTCATGTATGCCTGGTTTTCCAGAGTCTCCAAATATAACTAAATCATATTCATTATTGTAATAATTAAAGCAACTGTCTTCAAGGATTTTTGTTTCTAATTCATTAAATGTGCGGCCAATCATTGAATAAATTTTTTTATTCATTTTTGGGCATTTATTGAACATTTCTTCAAAGAATAGCACATCATTAGTGCCTTCGCATATAATAATGTTCAATTTAATGCCCCCGCAAATCCCGTTTTATTGTTTTAATTTCATCATGTGCTTCTTCTCCAGAAAAAACTTGCCTTTCAATTTCTCCATCGTATAATCTACGTAATTTAATGATGTTTATAGAATCAATTGCCCCTTTTTTTCCAGCTTTCTTTAATAAATATTCGATTAATTCTGAACTATGAGTAGATATAAAAAATTGAGAGTTTTCAGAGTGGGATACAATTTCATCAGCTAAAATATCTAAGTACCCAGGGTGCATCGATACTTCAGGTTCTTCAAAAACAACTACTCCATTGTTTATCAACGGTGCCACGAATGCAAGTTTTAATAACGCTTTGAACCCATCACCCATAAATGTTAAGGGCAATGGTTCATCCAAATTCTTTAGCAGGATGAATAACTCTCCATCAATTTCTCTTACATCTT belongs to Methanosarcina barkeri 3 and includes:
- the cooS gene encoding anaerobic carbon-monoxide dehydrogenase catalytic subunit, whose protein sequence is MKPEIYEKSIDLASQKILKKAEEEGIETVWDRYEKQLPQCSFGQLGVCCRNCNMGPCRIDPFGEGAQKGICGATADIIVARNLLRTIAAGAAAHSDHARDAVLTFKKMSEGEAGSYRIKDEAKLLSLASEYGIPPEGKSPKEVASILADTLLQEFGKQDGHLLCTRRVPESRLKLWAELGIEPRGIDREIVECMHRTHIGVDNDAVHILLQGLRTGLSDGWGGSMIATDVQDILFGIPQPRRSTVNLGVLSKDKVNVIVHGHEPILSEMIVEAAEDPELLKLAEEKGAAGINVAGICCTGNETLMRHGTPIAGTFLQQELAVITGAVEAMVVDVQCVMPSLGELTGCYHTKFISTSPKADFPNTIRMEFHEGRAYETAKEIVRIAVENFPNRVPEKITIPEEKQECMVGFSAEAILSALGGSPDPLIEAIKGGDVWGIGAVVGCNNVKVTHNYGHVNLVKELIKNNVLVVTTGCNAIACAEAGLLLPEASELAGDGLKAVCKALGIPPVLHMGSCVDISRILVLSSALANYLGVDISDLPAAGAAPEWMSEKAVSIGAYVVSSGVFTVLGTIPAILGSQAVTSLLTEGLNSVVGASFAVEPDPLKAAKLMLEHIDAKRKALGLDSQR